CATTGCTCAGACGACGGACACTCGACGCCGCTCGGCCATCGACAGGCGAACGACGAGGTCCGCCGGATACGCCCTCAGCCAGCGGATACGGAAACGAATAGAAGAAGTCTGGGGCTGGATGAAGACGGTGGGCGGCTTCCGCAAGACGCGTTTCAAAGGCAGGGAGCGGACGGAGATGGCGGCCTACCTGGTGGGCGCCGCGTACAACCTGGTGCGGATGGCGCGGCTGGCTGCCGCATAGGCGCTCTTCGCCCTCCGCCTCCCCCCGATGACAAGGTTGAGAGCGGAGGACACGAGAAGCCCGGTCTCATGCCCACAAACCGGACTTCTTCAACAGCCTGCTAGACCGCCACAAGGATTTGCACCCCATTAAGAAGCTCCGAAAAAGAGCAGGCGCTCTCGTATCTAAGCTAAGCAAACTAG
The nucleotide sequence above comes from Myxococcus virescens. Encoded proteins:
- a CDS encoding transposase; this encodes IAQTTDTRRRSAIDRRTTRSAGYALSQRIRKRIEEVWGWMKTVGGFRKTRFKGRERTEMAAYLVGAAYNLVRMARLAAA